The following are encoded together in the Triticum dicoccoides isolate Atlit2015 ecotype Zavitan chromosome 6B, WEW_v2.0, whole genome shotgun sequence genome:
- the LOC119324540 gene encoding uncharacterized protein LOC119324540, producing MSAACGAPAPTAAGVGEWRKDWPLRSGSFAMLSDKCGQMKAVEGHKGSLLFYMTSTHKGSLLHLQKVMMLAMVRGRNHEGMVCVASLTYICIKLREVMVKTCC from the exons ATGAGCGCGGCGTGCGGCGCGCCCGCCCCAACGGCGGCGGGGGTGGGCGAGTGGAGGAAGGACTGGCCGCTGCGATCCGGCAGCTTCGCCATGCTCTCCGACAAGTGCGG CCAGATGAAGGCCGTCGAAGGTCACAAGGGCAGCTTGCTATTCTACATGACTTCAACACATAAGGGAAGCTTGTTACATTTACAGAAAGTCATGATGTTGGCAATGGTAAGGGGGCGAAATCATGAAGGCATGGTTTGTGTTGCAAG TCTGACATACATCTGCATAAAACTCAGAGAAGTCATGGTAAAAACTTGCTGTTAA